The following are encoded together in the Streptomyces sp. NBC_00341 genome:
- a CDS encoding transposase, with product MTAAVASDTVDGNVFGGVDSHADTIHVAVISDNGGHLADAEFATTAPGYAAAPAFLAAHGQVVAIGVEGTASYGAGFTRAARAHGFRVVEVNRPDRAERRRTGKSDPIDAYAAARAALSGRASSAPKDDTVAGIRALHNAARSAVKARTGVLTALKSLARRVMDLTAEHDALTRALNTEVTTANPGLRAAYGVGPDTAAQLLITAGDNPERMRTEASFAALCGAAPVPASSGRTNRHRLSRGGDRAANAALYRIAPTRMAGDPRTREHVSRHTTAGRTKKEIIRLLKRAITREIFRCLSTTVTTPGIADLLPLRRAKNITLTAAAQHFGTWPTTISRLEKGTSRNDDLIHAYRQWLQAA from the coding sequence ATGACAGCAGCAGTCGCGTCGGACACCGTGGACGGAAACGTCTTCGGCGGGGTCGACTCCCACGCCGACACCATCCACGTCGCGGTGATCAGCGACAACGGCGGCCACCTCGCGGACGCCGAGTTCGCCACCACCGCCCCCGGATACGCCGCGGCCCCGGCCTTCCTGGCCGCACACGGGCAGGTGGTCGCGATCGGGGTGGAAGGCACCGCCTCCTACGGGGCCGGCTTCACCCGGGCGGCACGCGCCCATGGCTTCCGGGTCGTCGAGGTCAACCGGCCCGACCGGGCCGAACGCCGCCGCACCGGCAAGTCCGACCCGATCGACGCCTACGCCGCCGCCCGCGCCGCCCTGTCCGGACGCGCCTCCAGCGCCCCCAAGGACGACACCGTCGCCGGAATACGCGCCCTGCACAACGCCGCCCGCTCCGCGGTCAAGGCCCGCACCGGCGTCCTGACCGCGCTGAAAAGCCTCGCCCGCCGGGTCATGGACCTCACCGCCGAGCACGACGCGCTTACGCGGGCGCTGAACACCGAGGTCACCACAGCCAACCCGGGCCTACGGGCCGCCTACGGCGTCGGCCCCGACACCGCCGCTCAACTGCTGATCACCGCAGGCGACAACCCCGAACGGATGCGGACCGAGGCATCCTTCGCGGCCCTCTGCGGAGCCGCCCCGGTCCCCGCCTCCAGCGGCAGAACCAACCGCCACCGTCTCTCTCGCGGCGGCGACCGGGCCGCCAACGCAGCCCTCTACCGCATCGCCCCAACCCGCATGGCAGGCGATCCCCGAACCCGCGAACACGTCTCCCGACACACCACTGCCGGCCGGACGAAGAAAGAGATCATCCGCCTGCTGAAACGGGCCATCACCCGAGAGATCTTCCGATGCCTGTCCACCACGGTCACCACTCCCGGCATCGCTGATCTCCTCCCCCTGCGACGGGCCAAGAACATCACACTCACCGCCGCCGCCCAGCACTTCGGCACCTGGCCGACCACCATCTCCCGGCTCGAGAAGGGCACCAGCCGCAACGACGACCTCATCCACGCCTACCGCCAATGGCTCCAAGCCGCTTGA
- the ligA gene encoding NAD-dependent DNA ligase LigA gives MEGMTNSAVVLADTAAYAVAVEEASQAAAAYYATGESTLDDDAYDRLARGIAAYEQAHPQEVLADSPTGKVAGGAAVGDVPHTVPMLSLDNVFSAEQFVTWTASLERRIGRPVTAWSVEPKLDGLAVAARYREGRLEQLVTRGDGTAGEDVSHAIGTVAGLPEQLGESVTIEMRGEILMTAEQFEQANAIRTEHGGAPFANARNGAAGTLRAKDRPYTVEMTFFAYGALPLPESGELTGTLAELPHSEVLGYAARLGVHTAADTDVAPRTVTTVEDVQLRVEEIAALRASLPFGIDGIVIKADLAADQREAGSGTRAPRWAIAYKLPAVEKVTRLLAVEWNVGRTGIIAPRAVLEPVEIDGSTVSYATLHNPADITRRDLRLGDHVMVYKAGDIIPRIEAPVAHLRTGEEQSIEFPEACPQCGSEIDTSEQRWRCVRGRNCRLVASISYAAGRDQLDIEGLGATRVVQLVDAGLVADFADLFALEREQLLGLERMGDTSTDNLLAAIDTARTQPLSRVFCALGVRGTGRSMSRRIARYFADMDRIRSADAETLQLVDGIGKEKAGGVVAELVELAPLIEKLVAAGVNMTEPGATPPPEPGQETDANGEGTDGKGAEGDDADGRPLGGMTVVVTGSMTGALEKLSRNEMNELIERAGGKASSSVSKRTTLLVAGEKAGSKRTKAEDLGIRIAAPEEFAELVGAFLPSQV, from the coding sequence ATGGAGGGCATGACGAACTCAGCTGTTGTGCTCGCCGATACCGCCGCATACGCCGTCGCGGTCGAAGAGGCGTCGCAGGCCGCCGCCGCGTACTACGCCACGGGCGAGAGCACGCTCGACGACGATGCGTACGACCGGCTGGCGCGCGGGATCGCCGCCTATGAGCAGGCCCATCCGCAGGAAGTGCTGGCCGACTCGCCCACCGGCAAGGTGGCGGGCGGCGCGGCCGTCGGGGATGTGCCGCACACCGTCCCGATGCTCTCACTGGACAACGTCTTCTCGGCCGAGCAGTTCGTCACCTGGACCGCGTCGCTGGAGCGCCGGATAGGCAGGCCGGTCACCGCCTGGAGCGTCGAGCCGAAGCTCGACGGGCTGGCGGTCGCCGCGCGTTACCGCGAGGGCCGGCTGGAGCAGCTGGTCACCCGTGGCGACGGCACGGCCGGTGAGGACGTCTCGCATGCGATCGGTACCGTCGCCGGTCTTCCCGAGCAGCTCGGTGAGTCGGTCACGATCGAGATGCGCGGCGAGATCCTGATGACGGCCGAGCAGTTCGAACAGGCCAACGCGATCCGTACCGAACACGGCGGCGCCCCCTTCGCCAACGCGCGCAACGGCGCGGCGGGCACCCTGCGCGCCAAGGACCGCCCCTACACCGTGGAGATGACGTTCTTCGCGTACGGCGCCCTGCCGCTGCCCGAATCCGGCGAGCTGACCGGCACCCTGGCCGAGCTGCCCCACAGCGAGGTCCTGGGATACGCCGCGCGGCTCGGCGTGCACACCGCGGCGGACACCGACGTGGCGCCGCGCACCGTCACCACCGTCGAGGACGTCCAGCTGCGGGTCGAGGAAATCGCCGCGCTGCGCGCCTCGTTGCCCTTCGGGATCGACGGCATCGTGATCAAGGCCGACCTCGCGGCGGACCAGCGTGAGGCCGGCTCCGGCACCCGCGCACCGCGCTGGGCGATCGCGTACAAACTGCCGGCCGTCGAGAAGGTCACCCGGCTCCTCGCCGTCGAGTGGAACGTGGGCCGGACCGGCATTATCGCGCCGCGTGCGGTGCTGGAGCCGGTCGAGATCGACGGATCGACCGTCAGCTACGCCACGCTGCACAACCCGGCCGACATCACCCGCCGCGATCTGCGCCTGGGCGACCATGTGATGGTCTACAAGGCGGGCGACATCATTCCCCGGATCGAGGCCCCCGTCGCCCATCTGCGGACCGGCGAGGAGCAGTCGATCGAGTTCCCCGAGGCCTGCCCGCAGTGCGGCTCCGAGATCGATACGAGCGAGCAGCGCTGGCGCTGCGTCCGCGGCCGGAACTGCCGCCTCGTCGCCTCCATCTCGTACGCGGCAGGGCGCGACCAGCTCGATATCGAGGGGCTCGGTGCGACTCGGGTCGTCCAGCTGGTCGATGCCGGACTGGTCGCGGACTTCGCGGATCTGTTCGCACTGGAGCGTGAGCAACTGCTCGGTCTGGAGCGGATGGGGGACACCAGTACGGACAATCTGCTGGCCGCGATCGACACGGCGCGCACCCAGCCGCTCTCGCGGGTGTTCTGCGCCCTGGGAGTACGTGGCACCGGCCGCTCCATGTCGCGCCGGATCGCCCGGTACTTCGCGGACATGGACCGCATCAGATCCGCCGACGCCGAGACGCTCCAGCTCGTCGACGGCATCGGCAAGGAGAAGGCCGGGGGAGTCGTCGCGGAGCTGGTGGAGCTGGCACCGCTGATCGAGAAGCTCGTCGCCGCCGGGGTCAACATGACGGAGCCGGGCGCGACCCCGCCCCCGGAGCCGGGCCAGGAAACCGACGCGAATGGCGAGGGCACGGATGGCAAGGGCGCGGAGGGCGACGATGCGGACGGGCGGCCGCTCGGCGGGATGACCGTCGTGGTCACCGGGTCCATGACGGGCGCCCTGGAGAAGCTCTCGCGCAACGAGATGAACGAGCTGATCGAGCGGGCGGGCGGGAAGGCCTCCTCCAGCGTCTCCAAGCGCACCACGCTGCTGGTGGCCGGCGAGAAGGCCGGGTCCAAGCGCACCAAGGCGGAGGATCTGGGTATCCGGATCGCCGCGCCCGAGGAGTTCGCCGAGCTGGTCGGTGCGTTCCTGCCGTCCCAGGTGTGA
- a CDS encoding rod shape-determining protein MreC: MRSLRDGQRHVRSVHRQHRGATRGLALDLGSSRTRAWLPGQGVVSDTGNGPGGEYGRGGPVRRGRIVDAESCGRMLGRIADTALGADRSDTVIVLSHPVLAGPEHRAAARQILGALGPSSVIVLDSARAAAACAGPQDGGPLLVVDIGAELTEATLLVDGRVRDARLAETGLSDLDPGEPPTAVVRAVLDMIMAMWQQDRHGAVLGALRRGPLLAGGGALRPDVTNRIAVRLGVPVRLPDDPATTVVRGAGLVLSSVLRHATVAPALPGRAG; this comes from the coding sequence ATGCGTTCTTTGCGCGACGGACAGCGGCACGTTCGCTCCGTTCACCGGCAGCACCGGGGAGCGACCCGGGGGCTCGCGCTCGACCTCGGCAGCTCCCGGACCCGTGCCTGGCTTCCCGGGCAGGGTGTCGTGTCCGACACCGGAAACGGCCCCGGCGGTGAGTACGGCCGCGGCGGCCCGGTCCGGCGCGGACGCATCGTCGACGCCGAGTCCTGCGGGCGGATGCTCGGCCGGATCGCGGACACGGCGCTGGGTGCCGACCGCAGCGACACCGTGATCGTCCTCAGCCACCCCGTCCTCGCGGGCCCCGAACACCGCGCCGCCGCGCGGCAGATCCTTGGCGCGCTCGGTCCGTCGAGCGTCATCGTCCTGGACAGCGCCAGGGCCGCCGCCGCGTGCGCGGGGCCGCAGGACGGCGGCCCGCTGCTCGTCGTCGACATCGGTGCCGAACTGACCGAGGCAACGCTCCTGGTGGACGGGCGGGTCCGCGACGCGCGGCTGGCCGAGACCGGGCTCAGCGATCTGGACCCGGGCGAACCGCCCACCGCCGTCGTCCGGGCCGTCCTGGACATGATCATGGCGATGTGGCAGCAGGACCGTCACGGCGCGGTGCTCGGCGCCCTGCGCAGGGGCCCGCTGCTCGCCGGAGGCGGTGCGCTGCGGCCGGACGTCACCAACCGGATCGCGGTCCGCCTCGGCGTCCCGGTCCGGCTCCCCGACGATCCGGCGACCACCGTCGTGCGCGGGGCCGGGCTGGTCCTCAGCTCCGTGCTCCGCCACGCCACCGTCGCACCGGCCCTGCCCGGCCGAGCCGGGTGA
- the secD gene encoding protein translocase subunit SecD: MTRATTVRAVLAAAVLLVAVFITLTMSPRLGLDLQGGTRMVLQAKDSTTAKADRESTDRTLEVLRKRIDSLGVAEPTLTRSGEDRIIVELPDVQDPRKAAEVIGRTAQLTFHAVQGPGTPDGSGAKDGTTLPDEQGRRLALGPAALSGAGVKDASASFDAQQGAGWSVSLDFHKDAGRDWTRLTGEAACHPVQDERRRVAIVLDKQVISSPQVSPTVGCGTGLPSGSTQITGSFSADEARELALLIQGGALPVPVEIVEQRTVGPTLGAAAIDASARAALIGAAATALFITVVYRLFGALAAVALGAYGVISYAALVALGVTLTLPGLAGFVLAIGMAVDANVLVFERAREEHAQHPGRSLRTSLTAGFRHAWSAVADSNVTTLIAAGLLFFLGSGPVKGFGVTLGIGVLASMFSALVIARALTEIAAGSTFVGTYRGVNGIASPGRVRTWLNRRDPQLMRSPRRWLLVSAVLVAVAVTGILVRGVNLGVEFTGGRLVEYATSRPVDVESARSALAGAGFADAEVTTAGAGDISVRTGELDNAGEHALRAALAEEGGATTKVRDELIGPSLGDELRRNALIALAIAVLVQLVYLAVRFRWTFAVASVGALVHDVIVLVGAFAWLGRTVDGIFLAALLTVIGYSVNDSVVVFDRVRELWAKARREPLGTVANRAVLQTVPRTVNTGMGALFILVALAVLGGDSLADFALALLIGIVVGTYSSVMTAVPAALLLERGSKTPPPVRKGVPRGRPGAGRRAPLDNGARV; encoded by the coding sequence ATGACTCGCGCCACCACGGTGCGGGCGGTTCTGGCTGCTGCCGTTCTGCTCGTCGCCGTGTTCATCACGCTGACCATGTCCCCCAGACTCGGCCTCGACCTCCAGGGCGGCACCAGAATGGTGCTCCAGGCCAAGGACTCCACCACCGCGAAGGCGGACCGGGAGAGCACGGACCGCACCCTGGAGGTACTGCGCAAGCGCATCGACTCACTCGGCGTCGCGGAACCGACCCTGACCCGCTCCGGCGAGGACCGGATCATCGTCGAACTCCCGGACGTCCAGGACCCCCGCAAGGCCGCCGAGGTCATCGGCAGAACCGCCCAGCTGACCTTCCACGCCGTCCAGGGACCCGGCACACCCGACGGCTCCGGTGCCAAGGACGGGACGACGCTCCCCGACGAGCAGGGCCGCCGCCTCGCCCTGGGGCCCGCCGCGCTGTCCGGCGCGGGCGTCAAGGACGCCTCCGCCTCCTTCGACGCCCAGCAGGGCGCCGGCTGGTCCGTCTCGCTGGACTTCCACAAGGACGCCGGCCGGGACTGGACCCGGCTCACGGGGGAGGCCGCCTGCCACCCGGTCCAGGACGAGCGGCGCCGGGTCGCCATCGTCCTGGACAAGCAGGTCATCTCCTCGCCGCAGGTCTCCCCGACCGTCGGCTGCGGTACGGGCCTGCCGTCCGGCTCCACCCAGATCACCGGCTCCTTCAGCGCCGACGAGGCCCGCGAACTCGCCCTGCTGATCCAGGGCGGCGCCCTGCCGGTGCCCGTCGAGATCGTCGAGCAGCGGACCGTCGGTCCGACGCTCGGCGCCGCCGCCATCGACGCCAGCGCCCGCGCCGCCCTCATCGGCGCCGCGGCCACGGCCCTGTTCATCACCGTCGTCTACCGGCTCTTCGGCGCGCTCGCCGCCGTCGCGCTCGGCGCCTATGGAGTGATCTCGTACGCGGCGCTCGTCGCACTCGGCGTCACCCTCACTCTGCCCGGACTCGCCGGATTCGTGCTCGCCATCGGCATGGCGGTCGACGCCAACGTGCTGGTCTTCGAACGGGCCAGGGAGGAACACGCCCAGCATCCGGGCCGCTCCCTGCGCACCTCGCTGACCGCCGGATTCCGGCACGCCTGGAGCGCCGTCGCGGACTCCAACGTGACGACACTGATCGCGGCGGGCCTGCTCTTCTTCCTCGGTTCAGGACCGGTCAAGGGCTTCGGCGTCACGCTCGGCATCGGCGTCCTCGCGTCGATGTTCTCCGCACTGGTCATCGCCCGCGCCCTCACCGAGATCGCCGCGGGCTCCACGTTCGTCGGTACCTACCGGGGCGTCAACGGCATCGCGAGCCCCGGCCGGGTCCGGACCTGGCTCAACCGCCGCGATCCCCAGCTGATGCGGTCCCCGCGCCGCTGGCTGCTCGTCTCCGCGGTGCTGGTCGCCGTGGCGGTCACCGGCATCCTGGTGCGCGGGGTCAACCTCGGCGTCGAATTCACCGGGGGCCGCCTCGTCGAGTACGCGACCAGCCGTCCGGTCGACGTCGAGAGCGCCCGTTCCGCGCTGGCCGGCGCGGGCTTCGCCGACGCGGAGGTCACCACGGCGGGCGCGGGCGACATCTCGGTGCGGACCGGGGAACTGGACAACGCGGGCGAACACGCGCTGCGCGCCGCGCTCGCAGAGGAGGGCGGCGCGACCACCAAGGTCCGGGACGAACTCATCGGCCCCAGCCTGGGCGACGAGCTGCGGCGCAACGCGCTGATCGCACTGGCCATCGCCGTACTCGTCCAGCTCGTCTATCTGGCCGTCCGGTTCCGCTGGACGTTCGCGGTGGCCTCGGTCGGGGCGCTGGTCCACGACGTGATCGTTCTGGTCGGCGCCTTCGCCTGGCTGGGACGCACCGTGGACGGCATCTTCCTGGCGGCGCTCCTCACCGTCATCGGCTACTCCGTCAACGACTCTGTGGTGGTCTTCGACCGGGTGCGGGAGCTGTGGGCCAAGGCCCGCCGGGAGCCGCTCGGGACCGTGGCGAACCGGGCCGTTCTGCAGACGGTCCCCAGAACCGTCAACACCGGGATGGGCGCCCTGTTCATCCTCGTCGCGCTGGCCGTCCTGGGCGGTGACTCGCTCGCGGACTTCGCCCTCGCCCTGCTGATCGGCATCGTCGTCGGCACGTACTCCTCCGTCATGACCGCGGTACCGGCCGCGCTGCTCCTGGAACGCGGCAGCAAGACGCCGCCGCCCGTCCGGAAGGGCGTCCCGCGCGGCCGGCCCGGCGCCGGGCGCCGGGCGCCGCTCGACAACGGGGCGCGCGTGTAG
- a CDS encoding YoaK family protein, giving the protein MPVVLREAWTTLVPDMNDRHGPLPPLMLALTVVTGLVDAVSYLQLGRVFVANMTGNVVFSGFAFAGAPGFSLAASLVALAAFAAGALTGGLLVHHSHAHRGRMLLHALCVETVCVLAALVVTLISGSPYDGGVRFALIVLLALGLGVQNAVSRALAVPDLTTTVLTLTITGIASDGRLAGGGGSRAGRRILSAAAMLAGALVGAVAVLHGHPVLPLVLAVAILAVVCLAARVLARDDGPWTRPVVKK; this is encoded by the coding sequence GTGCCCGTCGTGCTGCGTGAGGCATGGACCACCCTCGTACCGGACATGAACGACCGGCACGGGCCGCTGCCGCCGCTGATGCTCGCCCTGACCGTCGTCACCGGACTGGTCGACGCCGTCAGCTACCTGCAACTGGGCCGGGTCTTCGTCGCGAACATGACCGGCAACGTGGTCTTCTCCGGCTTCGCGTTCGCCGGCGCCCCCGGCTTCTCGCTGGCCGCCTCGCTCGTCGCGCTCGCCGCCTTCGCGGCCGGGGCGCTGACCGGCGGCCTGCTCGTCCACCACTCCCACGCCCACCGCGGCCGCATGCTGCTGCACGCGCTGTGCGTCGAGACCGTGTGCGTACTGGCCGCCCTGGTCGTCACGCTGATCTCCGGCAGCCCGTACGACGGCGGCGTGCGGTTCGCCCTCATCGTGCTGCTCGCACTCGGACTCGGTGTGCAGAACGCCGTCTCGCGGGCGCTCGCCGTACCCGACCTCACCACCACCGTCCTGACGCTGACCATCACCGGCATCGCCTCCGACGGGAGGCTCGCCGGGGGCGGCGGCAGCAGGGCCGGCCGCCGCATCCTCTCGGCCGCCGCCATGCTGGCCGGCGCCCTGGTCGGAGCCGTGGCCGTGCTGCACGGGCATCCGGTGCTGCCGCTGGTCCTGGCCGTGGCGATCCTCGCGGTGGTGTGCCTGGCCGCGCGGGTCCTGGCACGGGACGACGGACCGTGGACCCGGCCCGTCGTCAAGAAGTGA
- a CDS encoding helix-turn-helix domain-containing protein has product MTTVALDTGVGPLLRSWRERSRISQLELALRADSSARHISFIETGRARPSEEMVLRLAEHLDVPVRERNALLVVAGYAPRYTETALDDPAMGALREGMDRLLQGYDPYPALVVDGMYNVVAANEGIARMTAGVAEHLLAAPLNAMRLTLHPEGLAPRIRNLREWRADLLAQMERQIALVRSAELRELYEEVAGYPVEPAPGGRGWDGPSSSVPFALPLLIEQDGRLLSFVASIATFNTPMDVTVAELAIETFLPADPGTAAYLRSLAS; this is encoded by the coding sequence ATGACAACTGTCGCGCTTGACACGGGGGTAGGGCCGCTGCTGCGCAGCTGGCGGGAGCGGAGCCGGATCAGCCAGCTGGAGCTCGCGCTGCGGGCCGACTCCTCCGCCCGGCACATCTCCTTCATCGAGACGGGCCGCGCCCGCCCGAGCGAGGAGATGGTCCTGCGGCTGGCGGAGCACCTGGACGTGCCCGTGCGGGAACGCAACGCCCTGCTGGTGGTCGCCGGTTACGCCCCTCGCTACACGGAGACCGCGCTGGACGACCCGGCGATGGGCGCGCTGCGCGAGGGGATGGACCGGCTGCTCCAGGGGTACGACCCGTATCCGGCGCTCGTCGTGGACGGCATGTACAACGTGGTGGCGGCCAATGAGGGGATCGCCCGGATGACGGCCGGGGTCGCGGAGCACCTGCTCGCCGCGCCGCTGAACGCGATGCGGCTCACCCTGCACCCGGAGGGCCTGGCCCCCCGGATCCGCAATCTGCGCGAGTGGCGGGCCGATCTGCTGGCGCAGATGGAGCGTCAGATCGCCCTGGTCCGTTCGGCGGAGCTGCGTGAGCTGTACGAGGAGGTCGCGGGCTATCCGGTGGAGCCGGCGCCGGGTGGTCGGGGGTGGGACGGGCCCTCGTCGTCGGTGCCGTTCGCGCTGCCGCTGCTGATCGAGCAGGACGGCCGGCTGCTCTCGTTCGTCGCGTCCATCGCCACGTTCAACACGCCGATGGACGTGACGGTCGCGGAGCTGGCCATCGAGACGTTCCTGCCCGCCGACCCCGGCACCGCGGCGTATCTGCGGTCACTCGCGTCCTGA
- a CDS encoding 4a-hydroxytetrahydrobiopterin dehydratase, whose translation MPAEPLPRNEIENRLRELPGWTLEGDRITRTYRLPSHFAAAGLTVHVAQIQDELNHHSDLTLGYDTVALSVNSHDAGGKVTEKDLSLAARVAAVAPGHGAR comes from the coding sequence ATGCCCGCCGAACCGCTGCCGCGGAACGAGATCGAGAACCGGCTGCGCGAACTGCCCGGCTGGACGCTGGAGGGGGACCGGATCACCCGCACCTACCGGCTCCCGTCGCATTTCGCCGCCGCCGGGCTCACCGTCCATGTCGCCCAGATCCAGGACGAGCTGAACCACCACTCCGATCTGACGCTCGGGTACGACACCGTCGCGCTCTCGGTGAACTCCCACGACGCGGGCGGGAAGGTCACCGAGAAGGACCTGTCCCTCGCCGCCAGGGTGGCGGCCGTAGCTCCGGGCCACGGCGCACGGTAG
- a CDS encoding LysR family transcriptional regulator, which produces MELELRHLRTVRAIADTGSLTKAAAALGLAQPALSAQLRRIEKALGGPLFDRDHTGARPTPLGELVLERARVVLPAVSELQAEAVRFANARGVMERFRLGGTHGPLLGGLVDRLATAHPAAQVSTYTSWSVAEIAAQLVDGRLDFALIGTCGESPPPVADRLTWQVVGVDPVFVMLPEGHPLAGAPELELAALANECWADVPGEGCFADCFVAACARAGFSPVSVYETDTASVVHLVQVGRAVGLCRATFPPTPGVVTRPITGSPLSWRHLLGWHPRSAAASAAAAAVSGHTRAAYAEAVERSESCARWLAAHPRFGPVT; this is translated from the coding sequence ATGGAGCTGGAGTTGCGCCATCTGCGTACCGTACGTGCCATCGCCGACACCGGAAGTCTCACCAAGGCCGCCGCCGCGCTCGGCCTCGCGCAGCCGGCGCTGAGCGCACAGCTGCGGAGGATCGAGAAGGCGCTCGGGGGCCCGCTGTTCGACCGGGACCACACGGGTGCGCGGCCGACACCGCTGGGTGAGCTGGTGCTCGAACGGGCCCGGGTGGTGCTGCCCGCCGTCAGTGAACTCCAGGCGGAGGCGGTGCGGTTCGCCAACGCGCGAGGGGTCATGGAGCGCTTCCGGCTGGGCGGCACGCACGGTCCGCTGCTCGGCGGGCTCGTGGACCGGCTGGCGACGGCGCACCCGGCCGCGCAGGTGTCCACGTACACCAGCTGGTCGGTGGCCGAGATCGCCGCCCAACTGGTCGACGGACGGCTCGACTTCGCCCTCATCGGTACCTGCGGTGAGAGTCCGCCGCCGGTCGCGGACCGGCTGACGTGGCAGGTCGTCGGGGTCGATCCGGTCTTCGTGATGCTGCCGGAGGGCCATCCGCTGGCCGGGGCGCCCGAGCTGGAGCTCGCCGCGCTGGCGAACGAGTGCTGGGCCGATGTGCCGGGTGAGGGGTGCTTCGCGGACTGCTTCGTGGCAGCCTGCGCGCGGGCGGGTTTCAGCCCGGTGTCGGTGTACGAGACGGACACCGCGTCCGTCGTCCATCTGGTGCAGGTGGGGCGGGCCGTCGGGCTGTGCCGGGCGACCTTCCCGCCGACGCCCGGCGTGGTGACCCGTCCGATCACCGGTTCACCGCTGAGCTGGCGCCATCTGCTGGGCTGGCATCCGCGCTCGGCGGCGGCTTCCGCGGCGGCCGCCGCGGTGAGCGGCCACACCCGGGCCGCGTACGCGGAGGCGGTGGAGCGCAGCGAGAGCTGCGCGCGCTGGCTGGCCGCGCATCCCCGGTTCGGCCCGGTGACCTGA